A window from Populus trichocarpa isolate Nisqually-1 chromosome 3, P.trichocarpa_v4.1, whole genome shotgun sequence encodes these proteins:
- the LOC7458182 gene encoding BTB/POZ domain-containing protein At5g41330 has protein sequence MPTFTTTTMASRNDNLNLQKLILNPSTGSSIVTINVGGQIFQTTDQTLTLAGPSSLFSQLSELTHLGPHFIDRDPELFSILLSLLRTGNLPSKAKSYDLQDLIEESKFYKIESLLVNSLSNPSQFDPFNLQETLILPLNSRDTASAVATTPYGTLHVSHGSKITSFDWSLQRKSTTLTQFTAIDSMLAISPNLVATGATDFSGLQILDLEKKGFVLETLNWENVTKSGSTVQAIGSSNDMLFTSFESSRRNSNSIMVYDLKTFSPVTEIGHYEIFGADLDSAIPATKLKWVESYNVVMAAGSHSGPSGVLGNVKFWDIRSGNVVWEFKEKVDCFSDITVSDSLSSIFKVGVNSGEVFNADLRKLGSEGHDSWVCLGDDRKVGNVRKEGVGCKIEAHGNQVFCSKGGDIELWSEVVMGSLRKREEGLPERVFRKNLMGRVKDMEGSRVTNLAFGGNKMFVTRKDRQSVEVWQSSVRGF, from the coding sequence ATGCCCACCTTTACAACAACTACCATGGCCTCTCGAAACGACAACCTAAATCTCCAGAAACTCATACTCAATCCATCAACAGGATCAAGCATAGTAACAATTAACGTCGGTGGGCAAATCTTTCAAACAACAGATCAAACTCTAACTCTAGCAGGTCCAAGTTCCCTCTTTTCCCAGCTCTCCGAGTTGACTCATCTCGGTCCCCATTTCATAGACCGAGACCCCGAGTTATTCTCTATCCTCTTATCCCTCTTAAGAACCGGAAATCTCCCTTCAAAGGCCAAGTCTTATGATCTCCAAGACCTGATTGAAGAGTCAAAGTTTTACAAGATTGAATCTTTATTGGTTAATTCTCTCTCAAACCCATCTCAATTCGACCCTTTTAACCTCCAGGAAACCCTAATCTTGCCCTTGAATAGCCGGGACACGGCGTCAGCGGTTGCTACGACACCGTATGGTACCTTGCATGTGTCTCATGGTAGCAAGATCACATCTTTTGATTGGTCATTGCAGAGAAAGTCAACGACTTTGACCCAATTCACTGCGATTGATTCTATGTTAGCGATTTCCCCAAACTTGGTGGCTACTGGGGCTACTGACTTCTCGGGGTTGCAAATTTTGGATCTTGAGAAAAAGGGTTTTGTCTTGGAGACATTGAATTGGGAAAATGTGACTAAATCGGGGTCAACAGTACAAGCAATTGGGTCATCTAATGATATGTTGTTTACGAGTTTCGAATCAAGTAGGCGAAACTCGAATTCGATTATGGTTTATGATTTAAAGACTTTTTCTCCAGTTACTGAGATTGGTCATTATGAAATATTCGGTGCTGATTTGGATTCTGCTATACCAGCCACGAAATTGAAGTGGGTAGAGAGTTATAATGTGGTAATGGCGGCAGGGTCTCACAGTGGACCGTCAGGCGTGTTAGGGAATGTGAAGTTCTGGGATATAAGGAGTGGAAATGTGGTTTGGGAATTCAAGGAAAAAGTTGATTGTTTTTCCGATATTACTGTTTCAGATAGTTTGTCATCGATTTTTAAAGTTGGGGTGAATTCTGGAGAGGTGTTTAATGCAGATTTGAGGAAGTTAGGGAGCGAGGGGCATGATTCGTGGGTTTGTTTAGGTGACGATAGGAAGGTGGGGAATGTGAGGAAAGAAGGGGTTGGGTGTAAGATTGAGGCTCATGGGAATCAAGTGTTCTGTAGTAAGGGCGGTGATATTGAGCTTTGGTCTGAGGTGGTGATGGGTTCgttgaggaagagagaagagGGATTGCCAGAAAGGGTGTTTAGGAAGAATTTGATGGGGAGAGTGAAGGACATGGAAGGCTCAAGGGTTACAAATTTAGCTTTTGGAGGGAACAAAATGTTTGTGACGAGGAAGGATCGGCAGTCCGTTGAGGTTTGGCAAAGTTCTGTCAGgggattttga
- the LOC7458183 gene encoding uncharacterized protein LOC7458183: MRDVNGESRAANNTLETINAAATAIASAENRVPQAMVQKQRWRSHWSIYWCFGYQKSKRQIGHAVLFPESSAPGSGAPAAENSAQAPEVTFPFVAPPSSPASFFQSEPPSVTQSPAGLVSRTSISASMYSPSGPASIFAIGPYAHETQLVSPPVFSTFTTEPSTAPFTPPPESVHLTTPSSPEVPFAQLIDPTLRNGVTGLRFPFDFQSYQFHPGSSVGQLISPSSGISGSGTSSPFPDGEFAVGGPHSPEFRMGPKLLNLDKLSTREWGSYQDSGALTPDSVRHGSPNFLLHRQFSDVASHPRSENGHDDDQVVNHRFSFELSVKDASRCVEEKPACSIKTVPEYVENGTKAKEEENYGELIQSFERRSGDTSNDTPETPSTDGEAPQHRKQQPITLGSVNEFNFDNADEGDSHNPSSSNWWANGSVIGKEGETTKNWSFFPMVQSDVS; this comes from the exons ATGAGAGACGTGAATGGAGAGTCGAGAGCTGCAAACAATACTCTAGAGACTATAAACGCTGCCGCTACTGCGATCGCCTCTGCTGAGAACCGTGTGCCTCAAGCTATGGTTCAG AAGCAAAGATGGAGAAGCCACTGGAGCATATATTGGTGTTTTGGATATCAGAAGAGCAAAAGGCAAATTGGGCATGCTGTCCTTTTTCCTGAATCATCAGCTCCTGGAAGTGGTGCTCCTGCGGCTGAAAATTCAGCCCAAGCACCAGAAGTCACGTTCCCCTTTGTTGCACCTCCCTCCTCCCCTgcctctttctttcaatcagaACCCCCTTCTGTTACACAATCACCGGCAGGTTTAGTGTCCCGCACCTCTATATCTGCTAGCATGTACTCTCCCAGTGGGCCTgcctctatttttgctattggTCCTTATGCCCATGAAACCCAGTTAGTCTCACCACCTGTGTTCTCAACTTTTACCACTGAACCATCAACTGCTCCTTTCACTCCTCCTCCCGAGTCTGTCCACTTGACTACACCTTCCTCGCCTGAGGTGCCTTTCGCTCAATTAATTGACCCTACCCTGCGAAATGGTGTTACTGGTTTGAGATTCCCATTTGATTTTCAGTCTTATCAGTTTCATCCTGGAAGCTCAGTTGGCCAACTCATTTCACCTAGCTCTGGCATTTCAGGCTCAGGCACATCATCTCCTTTCCCTGATGGTGAATTTGCTGTTGGTGGTCCTCACTCTCCTGAATTCCGAATGGGTCCAAAGCTCTTGAACCTTGATAAGCTTTCCACCCGTGAATGGGGATCCTATCAAGATTCAGGGGCTCTGACTCCAGATTCTGTGAGGCACGGATCGCCCAACTTTCTCCTGCATCGTCAGTTTTCTGATGTTGCTTCACATCCTCGTTCAGAAAATGGACACGATGATGATCAAGTTGTTAATCATAGATTCTCTTTCGAGTTAAGTGTCAAAGATGCCTCAAGATGTGTGGAAGAGAAGCCAGCATGTTCTATTAAAACTGTGCCAGAATATGTGGAAAATGGAACAAAAgctaaagaagaagagaattatGGTGAATTGATACAAAGCTTTGAGCGTCGATCTGGTGACACATCTAATGATACACCAGAGACACCTTCAACAGATGGGGAGGCACCACAGCATCGAAAGCAACAGCCCATCACTCTTGGCTCTGTTAATGAATTTAACTTTGACAATGCTGATGAAGGAGATTCACACAACCCTAGTAGTTCGAACTGGTGGGCTAATGGAAGTGTTATTGGGAAGGAGGGTGAAACAACCAAGAACTGGTCCTTCTTCCCTATGGTGCAGTCGGATGTTAGCTAG
- the LOC7458184 gene encoding puromycin-sensitive aminopeptidase, whose protein sequence is MARLILSCKSPCLAKTSLLGLISSAPLQTIGQASCFQNSVRNISKHSGFLSSEAAFSRKSWLSYPALYRDKQGRRRLICAVATEPLPKQVEESKMDTPKEIFLKDHKLPDYYFDSVDLNFLLGEEKTIVSSKITVFPRVDGSSPLVLDGADLKLLSVKVNGEELKNGDYHLDSRHLTIPSPPSGTFMLEIVTEIYPQKNTSLEGLYKSSGNFCTQCEAEGFRKITFYQDRPDIMAKYTVRIEADKSLYPVLLSNGNLLGQGDLEGGKHYALWEDPFKKPCYLFGLVAGQLESRDDTFVTSSGRNVSLRIWTPAQDVHKTAHAMYSLKAAMKWDEDVFGLEYDLDLFNIVAVPDFNMGAMENKSLNIFNSKLVLASPETASDADYAAILGVIGHEYFHNWTGNRVTCRDWFQLSLKEGLTVFRDQEFSSDMGSRTVKRIADVSRLRISQFPQDAGPMAHPVRPHSYIKMDNFYTVTVYEKGAEVVRMYKTLLGSQGFRKGMDLYFKRHDGQAVTCEDFFAAMRDANDADFANFLQWYSQAGTPLVKVTSSYDAAAHTFTLKFSQEVPPTPGQPVKEPMFIPVVSGLLDPSGKDMPLSSVYHDGALRSIANNSEPAYSTILRVTKKEEEFVFSDIHERPVPSLLRGFSAPVRLESDLSDSDLFFLLAHDSDDFNRWEAGQVLARKLMLSLVVDFQQGKPLVLNPKFVQGLRSILCDSSLDKEFIAKAITLPGEGEIMDMMEVADPDAVHAVRSFIRKQLASELKADFLSLVENNRSSEEYVFNYPNMARRALKNIALAYLASLEDQELTELALHEYKTATNMTEQFAALAAIAQNPGKIHDEVLADFYTKWRDDFLVVNKWFALQAMSDVPGNVENVRNLLSHPAYDLRNPNKVYSLIGGFCSSPVNFHAKDGSGYKFLGEIVVQLDKINPQVASRMVSAFSRWRRYDETRQNLAKAQLEMIVSANGLSENVFEIASKCLAA, encoded by the exons ATGGCTAGACTGATTCTTTCATGCAAAAGTCCCTGTCTTGCAAAGACCAGCCTCTTGGGTTTGATCTCTTCTGCTCCT CTTCAAACTATAGGCCAAGCTAGTTGCTTTCAGAATTCAGTGAGAAATATCTCGAAACACAGCGGTTTCCTCAGTTCAGAG GCTGCCTTTTCAAGGAAGTCTTGGCTTTCATACCCAGCATTATAT AGAGATAAGCAAGGGAGAAGGAGGCTAATTTGTGCAGTCGCCACAGAACCGTTACCCAAGCAAGTTGAAGAATCCAAAATGGACACTCCAAAAGAAATATTTCTCAAGGATCACAAGTTGCCTGACTATTACTTTGATTCA gtggatttgaattttttgctgGGCGAGGAGAAAACGATTGTTAGTTCAAAAATAACTGTTTTCCCCAGAGTTGATG GTTCTTCTCCACTAGTTTTGGATGGAGCAGACTTGAAGTTGCTTTCAGTTAAAGTCAATGGCGAGGAACTGAAG AATGGAGATTATCATTTGGATTCACGCCATTTAACAATCCCATCACCACCTTCTGGTACATTTATGCTGGAAATTGTTACCGAGATATATCCCCAGAAGAACACATCATTGGAG GGGCTTTACAAGTCATCTGGGAATTTTTGCACTCAATGTGAAGCAGAGGGTTTCCgcaaaattacattttatcaG GATCGCCCTGATATAATGGCAAAATACACTGTTCGGATTGAAGCTGATAAATCTTTGTACCCAGTATTGCTGTCTAATGGAAATCTCTTGGGACAAGGAGACCTTGAG GGTGGTAAGCATTATGCTCTATGGGAGGATCCCTTCAAGAAACCTTGCTACTTGTTTGGGTTGGTTGCTGGACAGTTGGAGAGCAGAGACGACACATTTGTAACCTCTTCTGGTCGAAATGTGTCACTAAGAATTTGGACCCCTGCACAAGATGTACACAAGACAGCACATGCCATGTATTCGCTTAAAGCAGCCATGAAATGGGATGAGGAT GTTTTTGGTCTTGAATATGACCTGGATCTCTTTAACATTGTTGCTGTCCCCGACTTTAACAT GGGAGCCATGGAGAACAAAAGTTTGAAT ATTTTCAATTCCAAACTTGTTTTGGCATCCCCAGAAACTGCTTCAGATGCAGATTATGCTGCAATTCTTGGAGTTATTGGTCATGAG TATTTCCACAACTGGACAGGCAACAG AGTGACTTGTCGTGATTGGTTCCAGCTCAGCTTAAAGGAAGGTCTCACTGTATTTCGTGATCAG GAGTTTTCATCTGACATGGGGAGCCGCACTGTTAAGAGGATTGCTGATGTTTCAAGGCTTCGAATTTCTCAGTTTCCTCAG GATGCAGGTCCTATGGCTCATCCTGTGCGACCACATTCATATATCAAG ATGGACAACTTCTACACTG TGACG GTGTATGAAAAG GGAGCTGAAGTTGTCAGGATGTACAAGACCTTATTAGGGAGTCAAGGTTTCAGAAAG GGCATGGATCTTTATTTTAAGAGACATGATGGTCAAGCTGTGACATGCGAAGATTTTTTTGCTGCCATGCGAGATGCAAATGATGCAGATTTCGCTAATTTCTTACAATG GTATTCCCAAGCTGGTACCCCTCTGGTGAAAGTTACTTCATCTTATGATGCTGCAGCTCATACTTTCACCTTAAAGTTCAG TCAAGAAGTACCACCCACTCCAGGGCAGCCAGTTAAAGAACCCATGTTCATTCCTGTGGTATCAGGGCTGCTGGATCCAAGTGGCAAGGACATGCCACTCTCCTCTGTGTATCATGATGGGGCATTACGGTCCATTGCAAACAACAGCGAACCAGCCTATAGTACAATTCTTAGAGTAACCAAG AAAGAGGAAGAATTTGTCTTCTCCGATATACATGAACGGCCAGTACCTTCTCTATTGCGGGGTTTCAGCGCTCCAGTCCGTCTTGAATCTGATCTCTCTGATAGTGATCTATTTTTCCTCCTTGCTCATGATTCAGATGACTTCAACCG ttGGGAGGCTGGACAAGTCTTAGCAAGGAAGCTGATGCTCAGCTTAGTTGTTGATTTCCAACAAGGGAAACCTTTGGTTCTGAACCCAAAGTTTGTGCAAGGGCTAAGAAGCATACTTTGTGACTCAAGTTTGGATAAG GAATTTATTGCAAAGGCAATAACTCTACCAGGTGAAGGAGAAATAATGGACATGATGGAAGTTGCAGATCCTGATGCTGTTCATGCTGTTCGATCTTTCATCAGGAAGCAGCTTGCTTCTGAACTGAAAGCAGATTTTCTAAGCTTG GTTGAGAACAATAGGAGCTCAGAAGAGTATGTCTTTAACTATCCTAATATGGCCAGGCGTGCTCTGAAGAATATTGCTCTTG CATATCTTGCATCACTCGAAGACCAGGAGTTAACTGAGCTTGCACTACATGAGTACAAAACTGCCACAAATATGACTGAGCAATTTGCAGCTTTGGCCGCCATAGCCCAGAATCCTGGGAAAATTCATGATGAAGTACTGGCTGACTTCTACACCAAGTGGCGGGATGACTTTTTG GTTGTGAATAAATGGTTTGCTCTTCAAGCCATGTCCGATGTTCCTGGTAATGTTGAAAATGTTCGCAACCTCTTAAGTCATCCAGCATATGATTTGCGCAATCCAAACAAG GTGTACTCACTCATTGGAGGATTCTGCAGCTCTCCTGTGAATTTCCATGCAAAGGATGGGTCAGGGTACAAGTTCTTGGGAGAGATTGTGGTGCAACTGGACAAAATTAATCCTCAG GTGGCCTCCCGCATGGTGTCAGCCTTCTCAAGATGGAGACGTTATGATGAAACCCGACAAAACCTCGCCAAG GCACAGCTGGAGATGATCGTGTCTGCCAATGGTCTGTCGGAGAATGTATTTGAGATCGCCTCAAAATGCTTAGCTGCTTAA